A stretch of DNA from Thermanaerosceptrum fracticalcis:
CATAAGGCCGGGCGGAAACGGCAGCTTCCTGGGTTTTTCTCAGCTTGGCCGCAGCCACCATTTCCATGGCTTTAGTAATCTGCTGTGTATTTTTAACGCTCCTGATGCGACGCTTGATATCACGTACACCTGGCATCTTTTCACCACCTTTACTCGATTAACCAGTTACTAGTTATTAGTTACTAGTTACTAGTTGCTCCTAAGCTCTGAACGACCCCTTGTATTCCTCAATGGCTGCCTTCAACTGCTTTTCCAGCTCAGGGGTTAAGACCTTGCCGTCCCTGATTCCGGTCAATACCTGCTTGTGGTTGGTAGACCGCATGAATTTAAGGAAACCATCTTCAAAGGCCTTAACTTCTTCCACGGCAATGTCATCCAAGTAGCCGTTAACGGCTGTGTAGATCACAACTACTTGTTCTTCTACGGGCATGGGCTGGTACTGGCCCTGCTTCAAGATCTCCATGGTCTTCTGTCCCCGGTTGAGGCGGGCCTGGGTGGCTTTATCCAGGTCGGAACCGAACTGGGCAAAGGCTGCCAGTTCCCGGTACTGGGCAAGATCAATACGCAGGCGTCCGGCCACCTGTTTCATGGCCTTGATCTGAGCCGCGCCCCCTACCCGGGATACGGAAATACCTACGTTAATGGCAGGACGGAAACCGGCGTAGAAAAGGTCGGACTCCAGGAAAATCTGGCCGTCGGTGATAGAAATAACGTTGGTGGGAATATAGGCCGACACGTCACCGGCCTGGGTCTCAATGACGGGCAGGGCTGTCATCGACCCGCCGCCCATTTCATCACTGAGTTTGGCGGCACGCTCCAGTAAACGGGAATGGAGGTAGAACACGTCCCCGGGATAGGCTTCACGGCCGGGAGGACGTCTTAACAAGAGGGAGAGTTCCCGGTAAGCGGCAGCCTGCTTGGAGAGGTCATCGTAAATAATCAGGACGTGTTTGCCGTTGTACATGAACTCCTCGCCCATGGCACAGCCGGCATAAGGGGCGATATACAGCAGGGGAGCAGGTTCACTGGCGGTAGCTGCTACCACGATGGAGTAATCCATAGCCCCTGCCTGTTCTAATCTTTGCACTACACCGGCTACGGTGGAGGCTTTTTGGCCAATAGCCACGTAGATACAAATAACGTTTTGTCCCTTCTGGTTGATAATGGTGTCCACGGCTACTGCCGTTTTTCCTGTCTGGCGGTCGCCAATGATCAATTCCCGCTGTCCCCGGCCGATGGGCACCATGGAGTCGATGGCCTTCAGACCGGTCTGCAGGGGTTCATGGACGGATTTCCGGAAAACGACACCGGGTGCGGGGGATTCCACAGGTCTGAATTTATCGGTCTTAATGGGTCCTTTGCCGTCGATGGGCTGCCCCAGGGCGTTCACAACGCGACCGATGAGGGCTTCGCCTACAGGAACCTGTACAATCCGTCCTGTACGCTTTACCTGGTCCCCTTCTTTAATCTGGGCAAAAGGACCTAAAATAACACAACCGATGTTATCTTCTTCAAGGTTTAAGGCCATACCATAAACGCCGCCGGGAAACTCTAACATTTCCCCGGCCATGGCCTGGCTTAAACCGTGGATACGGGCTACACCGTCAGCAACCTGAATAACGGTTCCGATGTTGGAGACCTCTACTTCACTTTGATAATTTTCTATCTGCTGCTTCAAGATAGAGCTGATTTCTTCAGGTCTAATGCTCATGTTATTTGATCACCCCAATTCCTTCAAACTGTGACTGCTGGAGACGGTTCTTCATCAGAGAAAGTTTCTTGACCACACTGCCGTCAATGACAGTATCCCCCACGCGTACAACCAATCCTCCAATTAAAGAAGTATCGATTACACTCTTGAGGCGTACATTCTTACCGGTGGCTTGAGACAACCTTTC
This window harbors:
- the atpA gene encoding F0F1 ATP synthase subunit alpha, yielding MSIRPEEISSILKQQIENYQSEVEVSNIGTVIQVADGVARIHGLSQAMAGEMLEFPGGVYGMALNLEEDNIGCVILGPFAQIKEGDQVKRTGRIVQVPVGEALIGRVVNALGQPIDGKGPIKTDKFRPVESPAPGVVFRKSVHEPLQTGLKAIDSMVPIGRGQRELIIGDRQTGKTAVAVDTIINQKGQNVICIYVAIGQKASTVAGVVQRLEQAGAMDYSIVVAATASEPAPLLYIAPYAGCAMGEEFMYNGKHVLIIYDDLSKQAAAYRELSLLLRRPPGREAYPGDVFYLHSRLLERAAKLSDEMGGGSMTALPVIETQAGDVSAYIPTNVISITDGQIFLESDLFYAGFRPAINVGISVSRVGGAAQIKAMKQVAGRLRIDLAQYRELAAFAQFGSDLDKATQARLNRGQKTMEILKQGQYQPMPVEEQVVVIYTAVNGYLDDIAVEEVKAFEDGFLKFMRSTNHKQVLTGIRDGKVLTPELEKQLKAAIEEYKGSFRA